In the genome of Xanthomonas translucens pv. cerealis, one region contains:
- a CDS encoding methyl-accepting chemotaxis protein, whose product MTPSIQAASGHPLPSAGPLRPLRAWHDLAIARKLSIIGILALLGLMIPVLLYSDKLNQSVGISRNELRSYAPLREMLSLLDTLQAQRAETGAAVAESARRADSMLTDLQRRVAALPGFENSAKALARLRQTLTDTPGDSGAVAARASAALDAMRDDSQLVYTPYVESYHLVVASLIYGPDTREALTRLDAAADPSQAGAQAPVLREQIAQIARDHARLRKELGKAISLLKQADPVLAQGVASEASRADQALLQLSATLDSGAPDADRRWNRALDEWDQALQSLSATSLQALQRQSAWHLADARSAMWWTIAGLSLLTLLIVALCVHTLSALTRNVRRAADVAAQIAQGRLDTAITVSGRDESGQLLDNMQQMQLQLQRVLTAQVEMAQRHDAGQISYRMDESAFPGDYGRMVRDSNALAAAQIAVTLRLAQIMDRYAIGDLSEDMDRLPGEKAAMTATMDTVKQNLTAMNHQIGQLASAAAAGDFSVRGDAQRFQYDFRAMVDSLNLLMDTADGNLQSLSALLQAIAAGDLTARMHGDFNGVFASMRDNANATAEQLAGIVGRIQTAALSINSAASEIATGNDDLSRRTEQQAASLEETAASMEELTSTVKQNAEHARQANQLAAGAAAVASQGGDVVGKVVSTMSGIEASSKRIADIISVIDGIAFQTNILALNAAVEAARAGEQGRGFAVVASEVRTLAQRSAGAAKEIKQLIDDSVSQVSNGSVLVRQAGQTMSEIVSSVQRVTDIMGEISAASQEQSAGIEQVNQTVTQMDEATQQNAALVEEATAAARAMEDQAGQLTETVALFKIQATHATPSSRSRPAAAGMQRQAHR is encoded by the coding sequence ATGACACCGTCAATCCAGGCCGCCTCCGGCCACCCGCTTCCCTCCGCCGGGCCGCTCCGGCCGCTGCGCGCCTGGCACGATCTCGCCATCGCCAGGAAACTCAGCATCATCGGCATCCTCGCCCTGCTCGGGCTGATGATCCCGGTGTTGCTCTACAGCGACAAGCTCAACCAAAGCGTTGGTATCAGCCGCAACGAGCTGCGCAGCTATGCGCCATTGCGCGAGATGCTGTCGCTGCTGGACACGCTGCAGGCGCAACGCGCCGAAACCGGCGCCGCCGTCGCAGAATCGGCACGGCGCGCGGACAGCATGCTGACCGACCTGCAACGCCGCGTCGCCGCGTTGCCCGGCTTCGAGAACAGCGCCAAGGCCCTGGCGCGCCTGCGCCAGACGCTGACCGACACGCCAGGCGACAGCGGCGCTGTCGCCGCACGGGCGTCCGCCGCACTGGATGCGATGCGCGACGACAGCCAACTGGTCTATACCCCGTATGTGGAGAGCTACCACCTGGTGGTGGCCAGCCTGATCTACGGCCCGGATACCCGCGAAGCGCTGACCCGCCTGGACGCGGCCGCCGATCCGTCGCAGGCCGGTGCACAGGCGCCGGTGCTGCGCGAACAGATCGCGCAGATCGCGCGCGACCATGCCCGGCTGCGCAAGGAACTGGGAAAGGCGATCAGCCTGCTCAAGCAAGCGGATCCGGTGCTGGCCCAGGGCGTCGCCAGCGAGGCAAGCCGCGCCGACCAGGCCCTGCTGCAACTGTCCGCCACGCTGGACAGCGGCGCGCCCGATGCCGACCGGCGCTGGAACCGCGCGCTCGACGAATGGGACCAAGCGCTGCAATCGCTGAGCGCGACCTCGCTGCAAGCCCTGCAGCGACAGTCGGCATGGCATCTGGCGGACGCGCGCAGCGCGATGTGGTGGACGATCGCCGGGCTGAGCCTGCTGACGCTGCTGATCGTGGCCTTGTGCGTCCACACCCTGTCGGCACTGACCCGCAACGTGCGCCGTGCCGCCGACGTCGCCGCGCAGATTGCGCAGGGTCGCCTGGACACGGCGATCACGGTGTCCGGCCGCGACGAAAGCGGCCAGTTGCTGGACAACATGCAACAGATGCAGCTGCAGCTGCAGCGCGTGCTGACGGCGCAGGTCGAGATGGCGCAGCGCCACGATGCCGGCCAGATCAGCTACCGCATGGACGAGAGCGCTTTCCCCGGCGACTACGGACGCATGGTCCGCGACAGCAATGCGTTGGCCGCGGCGCAGATCGCGGTGACCCTGCGCCTGGCACAGATCATGGACCGCTATGCGATCGGCGACCTCAGCGAGGACATGGACCGTCTGCCCGGCGAGAAGGCCGCAATGACCGCGACCATGGATACGGTCAAACAGAACCTGACCGCGATGAACCACCAGATCGGCCAGCTCGCCTCCGCCGCAGCGGCTGGCGACTTCAGTGTGCGCGGCGACGCGCAGCGCTTCCAGTACGACTTTCGTGCCATGGTCGACAGCCTCAACCTGCTGATGGACACCGCCGACGGCAACCTGCAGTCGCTGTCCGCGCTGCTGCAGGCCATCGCCGCCGGCGATCTGACCGCGCGCATGCATGGCGACTTCAACGGCGTGTTCGCCAGCATGCGCGACAATGCCAACGCCACCGCCGAGCAGTTGGCCGGCATCGTCGGCCGCATCCAGACAGCTGCGCTTAGCATCAACAGCGCGGCCAGCGAGATCGCCACCGGCAACGACGACCTGTCGCGGCGCACCGAGCAGCAGGCCGCCAGCCTGGAAGAAACCGCCGCCTCGATGGAAGAACTGACCTCCACCGTGAAGCAGAACGCCGAGCACGCGCGCCAGGCCAACCAGCTCGCCGCCGGTGCGGCCGCGGTCGCCTCGCAGGGCGGCGACGTGGTCGGCAAGGTAGTGAGCACGATGAGCGGCATCGAGGCGTCCTCGAAGAGGATCGCCGACATCATCAGCGTCATCGACGGCATCGCCTTCCAGACCAATATCCTGGCGCTCAACGCCGCGGTGGAAGCGGCGCGTGCCGGCGAACAGGGCCGTGGTTTCGCCGTGGTCGCCAGCGAGGTGCGTACCCTCGCCCAGCGCTCGGCCGGTGCGGCCAAGGAGATCAAGCAGCTGATCGACGACTCTGTTAGCCAGGTGTCAAATGGCTCGGTGCTGGTGCGCCAGGCCGGGCAGACCATGAGCGAGATCGTGTCCTCGGTCCAGCGCGTCACCGACATCATGGGCGAAATCTCCGCCGCGTCGCAGGAACAATCGGCCGGCATCGAGCAGGTCAACCAGACCGTCACCCAGATGGACGAAGCCACGCAGCAGAACGCGGCGCTGGTCGAGGAAGCCACCGCCGCGGCACGCGCGATGGAGGATCAGGCCGGCCAACTCACTGAGACCGTCGCCCTGTTCAAGATCCAGGCGACCCATGCCACGCCATCGTCGCGGTCACGCCCTGCTGCGGCAGGCATGCAGCGGCAAGCGCACCGCTAG
- a CDS encoding flagellar brake protein, translating to MAEGTNSDSTEPSAHEATEQDDRFLLTNPREIRQLLRSLINQRSQISAHVVGRDQSFLTALLELDDDSVLLDLSVNEANNRSAEQAEYLLCFAQVDKVGLRFRIAGLERVAHGDAPGFRAPLPDSLHYLQRREHFRLETPITESPMCVLRLDDASPPTELVLRVIDISDGGLAVALVPGQPLPEERQSYPSCVLQLPNADAIRLTLQVCSLYPHKLANGQDTLRVGLRFVDLPRGADAAIQRYIFRIERQRSARKSGVLP from the coding sequence ATGGCCGAAGGCACCAACAGCGACTCCACCGAACCGTCTGCGCACGAGGCGACGGAACAGGACGACCGCTTTCTGCTGACCAACCCGCGCGAGATCCGGCAACTGCTGCGGTCGCTGATCAACCAGCGCTCGCAGATCAGCGCGCATGTGGTTGGCCGCGACCAGTCGTTCTTGACCGCGCTGCTGGAACTGGACGATGACAGTGTGCTGCTGGACCTGAGCGTCAACGAAGCCAACAACCGCAGCGCCGAGCAGGCCGAGTACCTGTTGTGCTTCGCGCAGGTGGACAAAGTGGGGCTGCGTTTCCGCATCGCCGGCCTGGAACGGGTCGCGCACGGCGACGCTCCCGGCTTCCGTGCGCCGCTGCCGGATTCGCTTCACTACCTGCAACGCCGCGAGCACTTCCGGCTGGAGACGCCGATCACAGAATCGCCGATGTGCGTGCTGCGACTGGACGATGCCAGCCCGCCCACCGAACTGGTACTGCGGGTCATCGACATCAGCGACGGCGGTCTGGCGGTGGCGCTGGTGCCCGGCCAGCCGCTGCCGGAGGAGCGGCAAAGCTACCCGAGCTGCGTATTGCAGTTGCCTAACGCCGACGCCATCCGGCTGACCCTGCAGGTCTGCAGCCTGTATCCGCACAAGCTGGCCAACGGCCAGGACACGCTGCGCGTCGGGCTACGCTTCGTCGACCTGCCGCGCGGCGCCGACGCGGCGATCCAGCGCTACATCTTCCGCATCGAACGCCAGCGCAGCGCGCGCAAGAGCGGCGTGCTGCCTTGA
- a CDS encoding chemotaxis protein CheW, translating to MNDKNTSASGATGGEFLSFTLGEEHYGVDILKVQEIRGYDSVTRVPDAPEYIKGVINLRGTIVPVIDLRLKLRLKEARYDAFTVMIVLNVEDRVVGIVVDSVSDVIPLNEEQIRPTPEFGAAVDTRFISGIGTQDDKMLILLDIETLLDSADLSQHAHVDEAA from the coding sequence ATGAACGACAAGAACACCTCTGCCTCCGGTGCCACCGGCGGCGAATTCCTCAGCTTCACCCTCGGCGAAGAGCACTACGGCGTCGACATCCTGAAAGTGCAGGAGATCCGTGGCTACGACTCGGTCACCCGGGTCCCGGACGCACCGGAATACATCAAGGGCGTGATCAACCTGCGCGGCACCATCGTGCCGGTGATCGACCTGCGCCTGAAGCTGCGCCTCAAGGAAGCGCGCTACGACGCCTTCACCGTGATGATCGTGCTCAACGTCGAGGACCGCGTGGTCGGCATCGTCGTGGACAGTGTCTCCGACGTGATCCCGTTGAACGAGGAGCAGATCCGGCCGACCCCCGAGTTCGGCGCCGCAGTGGACACCCGCTTCATCTCAGGCATCGGCACCCAGGACGATAAGATGCTGATCCTGCTGGACATCGAGACCCTGCTCGACAGCGCCGACCTGAGCCAGCACGCACACGTCGACGAAGCCGCCTGA
- a CDS encoding methyl-accepting chemotaxis protein, which produces MQWIKNMKLMPKLMLAFGLVLAIMLIQGLVAYNGLHSINNVADNTSNQVVPSVRTGGEMRGILGEYRSAAYQSLIRSSDTIKKDAETRKVALKKRMDEIIAQYPPLIGSPQERAIYERTAADWKKAIASYQSVDEMLQLELHDDAIDTFTGETRTLHNKVVDDVIALIGENNRQAQVAGVAANITYRRSSALLLICVVIGVIGAVGLAWLFGRMLASNVRSAVKVANEVAGGKLDGHIDATGKDEIGELLQALKRMQQDLRERTERDAAVAAENLRIRTALDNSSTGMYIADLDYTIVYANPSMQGIVDKYADQIRKVAPAFDSSMPLVGSSLSVLEYGNQIDTRTVAAIKKQGATEREMAYGHARIAQIVSSIRDAHGSHVGFVCESRDRTVEAQVEEEVAKIVQAAAAGDLSGRVATDGKQGFLLQLAQQLNGLLQANGDSIGEVSKLLTALSHGDLTARMHGEFDGVFATMRDDANATAEQLAAIVGRIQTAAVSINASAGEIAAGNDDLSRRTEQQAANLEETAASMEELTSTVKQNAEHARQANQLAVGAASVASQGGAVVGQVVTTMSGIETSSKKIADIISVIDGIAFQTNILALNAAVEAARAGEQGRGFAVVASEVRTLAQRSANAAKEIKGLIDASVTQVANGSALVRQAGQTMSEIVSSVQRVTDIMSEIAAASQEQSSGIEQVNQTVTQMDETTQQNAALVEEATAAARSMEEQAGQLTEAVSIFRVEQTPASAPTPTPRHAQVHSIRTVATKPAAVPSSKPALATRSKKSVPALADSDWQEF; this is translated from the coding sequence ATGCAGTGGATAAAAAATATGAAGCTGATGCCGAAGCTGATGCTGGCATTCGGTCTCGTGCTCGCCATCATGTTGATCCAGGGACTGGTCGCCTACAACGGCCTGCATTCGATCAACAACGTGGCCGACAACACCTCCAACCAGGTGGTGCCCAGCGTGCGCACCGGCGGCGAGATGCGCGGCATCCTCGGCGAATACCGCAGCGCGGCCTACCAGAGCCTGATCCGCAGCAGCGATACGATCAAGAAAGACGCCGAAACGCGCAAAGTCGCGCTGAAGAAGCGGATGGACGAAATCATCGCCCAGTATCCGCCGCTGATCGGCAGCCCGCAGGAGCGCGCGATCTACGAGCGCACCGCGGCGGACTGGAAAAAAGCGATCGCCTCCTACCAGTCGGTGGACGAAATGCTGCAGCTGGAACTGCACGACGATGCGATCGACACTTTCACCGGCGAGACCCGCACCCTGCACAACAAGGTCGTGGACGACGTGATCGCGTTGATCGGCGAAAACAACCGCCAAGCGCAGGTCGCTGGAGTGGCCGCCAACATCACTTACCGTCGGTCCTCGGCCTTGCTGCTGATCTGCGTGGTGATCGGCGTCATCGGCGCCGTAGGCCTGGCCTGGCTGTTCGGGCGCATGCTGGCCAGCAACGTGCGTAGTGCGGTCAAGGTCGCCAACGAGGTCGCCGGCGGCAAGCTCGACGGGCACATCGACGCCACCGGCAAGGACGAGATCGGCGAACTGCTGCAGGCGCTCAAGCGCATGCAGCAGGACCTGCGCGAGCGCACCGAGCGCGACGCGGCGGTAGCTGCCGAGAACCTGCGCATCCGCACCGCGCTGGACAACTCCTCCACCGGCATGTACATCGCCGACCTGGACTACACCATCGTCTACGCCAACCCGTCGATGCAGGGCATCGTCGACAAGTACGCCGACCAGATCCGCAAGGTCGCCCCCGCGTTCGACTCGAGCATGCCGCTGGTCGGTTCCTCGCTGTCGGTGCTGGAATACGGCAACCAGATCGACACCCGCACCGTGGCCGCGATCAAGAAGCAGGGCGCGACCGAGCGCGAGATGGCCTACGGCCATGCCCGTATCGCGCAGATCGTGTCCAGCATCCGCGACGCGCACGGCAGCCATGTCGGTTTCGTCTGCGAATCGCGCGATCGCACCGTCGAGGCCCAGGTCGAAGAGGAAGTGGCCAAGATCGTGCAGGCCGCCGCCGCCGGCGACCTGTCCGGACGCGTTGCCACCGACGGCAAGCAGGGGTTCCTCCTGCAGCTGGCGCAGCAGCTCAACGGCCTGCTGCAGGCCAACGGCGACAGCATCGGCGAAGTCTCCAAGCTGCTGACCGCGCTGTCGCACGGCGACCTGACCGCGCGCATGCACGGCGAGTTCGATGGCGTGTTCGCCACCATGCGCGACGACGCCAATGCCACCGCCGAGCAGCTCGCAGCCATCGTCGGCCGCATCCAGACCGCGGCGGTCAGTATCAACGCCTCCGCTGGCGAGATCGCCGCCGGCAACGACGACCTGTCGCGCCGCACCGAGCAACAAGCGGCAAACCTGGAAGAAACCGCCGCGTCGATGGAGGAATTGACCTCCACCGTGAAGCAGAACGCCGAGCATGCACGCCAGGCCAATCAGCTCGCGGTCGGTGCGGCCTCGGTCGCCTCGCAAGGCGGCGCCGTGGTCGGCCAGGTCGTCACCACGATGAGCGGCATCGAGACCTCCTCGAAGAAGATCGCCGACATCATTTCGGTGATCGACGGCATCGCCTTCCAGACCAATATCCTCGCCCTCAATGCGGCAGTGGAAGCGGCGCGTGCCGGCGAACAGGGCCGCGGCTTCGCCGTGGTCGCCAGCGAGGTGCGCACCCTCGCCCAGCGTTCGGCCAATGCCGCCAAGGAGATCAAGGGCCTGATCGATGCCTCGGTCACCCAGGTCGCCAACGGCTCGGCGCTGGTGCGCCAGGCAGGACAGACCATGAGCGAGATCGTGTCCTCGGTGCAGCGCGTCACCGACATCATGAGCGAGATCGCGGCCGCGTCCCAAGAGCAGTCGTCCGGCATCGAGCAGGTCAACCAGACCGTCACCCAGATGGACGAGACCACCCAGCAGAACGCCGCGCTGGTGGAAGAAGCCACTGCCGCCGCACGCTCGATGGAAGAACAGGCCGGGCAGCTGACCGAAGCGGTCTCGATCTTCCGCGTGGAGCAGACGCCGGCAAGCGCGCCGACGCCGACGCCGCGCCATGCGCAGGTGCACTCGATCCGCACGGTGGCCACGAAGCCGGCCGCGGTGCCATCGAGCAAGCCGGCGCTGGCGACCCGCAGCAAGAAGTCCGTACCGGCCCTGGCTGATTCGGACTGGCAAGAGTTCTGA
- a CDS encoding MCP four helix bundle domain-containing protein: MPRQTDLKSSLLAALLCVLGCATVVAVGYLGTRNLDDSREHLQQLQTRQAPAAMALCELRAQLAELRLYQLSLIAATGNAAEVADYDQRIEQSLRGAHKQVALYIATMPSGEERQRFATIQAELDAYLKLHRQIGAAVHAGDHERANQLSTQQALPQRRALFADLEELSRINARHAPHAEADVLIYAPR, translated from the coding sequence ATGCCACGCCAGACCGATCTGAAATCGTCCCTGCTCGCTGCGCTGCTATGCGTGCTCGGCTGCGCCACGGTAGTCGCGGTGGGGTATCTGGGTACCCGCAACCTCGACGACTCGCGCGAGCACCTGCAGCAGTTGCAGACCCGGCAAGCGCCAGCGGCCATGGCCTTATGCGAGCTGCGTGCGCAACTGGCGGAATTGCGCCTGTATCAACTGTCGCTGATCGCCGCCACGGGCAATGCGGCGGAGGTGGCCGACTACGACCAGCGTATCGAGCAATCGCTGCGCGGCGCACACAAGCAGGTGGCGCTGTACATCGCCACCATGCCGAGCGGCGAAGAACGCCAACGCTTCGCCACGATCCAGGCCGAACTCGATGCCTACCTGAAGTTGCACCGGCAGATCGGCGCGGCGGTGCATGCCGGCGATCACGAACGCGCCAACCAGCTGTCAACGCAACAGGCGCTGCCGCAGCGCCGCGCCCTGTTCGCCGACCTGGAGGAACTGAGCCGCATCAACGCCCGCCACGCGCCGCATGCGGAAGCCGACGTGCTCATCTACGCCCCCCGCTAG
- a CDS encoding methyl-accepting chemotaxis protein, with protein MHLLKQLKIRDKLIFAFAMTTLLTLVIGVFTYSRTTLAMAELKRIELDWVPATQALAEVRAQLGEFRTYELAQIARADDPEAMADYFKRMQKARTEVAKNQAIIERVMLEQTQRQMYAGVRERLDAYLRSNAAMGDALRAGDVAAAQAISDKQSRPQRRALFERIVALTDYNVAQLNQEMDIINAQLSRTKLLILSLLVLAIAAASSIGWLISRGIARQLDAARQLSQAIARGELDSAVRPRSSDEIGQLMGDMLDMRGRIRAVIDAQNQMAQRHEQGTISYRMDATAFPGDYGHMVKASNDLVAAHVAVKLRLVQIIQRYAVGDLSEDMERLPGEKAVLTETMDTAKANLTALNVQIKQLAEAAAAGDFSARGDAERFQYDFRTMVQNLNAMMQVSDLTLGELSQLLQAIAAGDLSVRMHGEFNGVFARMRDDANATAEQLAGIVGRIQTAAASMNVASSEIATGNEDLSRRPEQQAASLQQTATSMDELTATVRQNAEHARQANQLAVGAAAVASQGGEVVSQVVRTMSGIEISSKKIADIISVIDGIAFQTNILALNAAVEAARAGEQGRGFAVVASEVRTLAQRSAGAAKEIKQLIDDSVTRVAEGSALVDQAGRTMQEIVSSVQRATDIMGEISAASQEQSSGIEQVNQTISRMDEATQQNAALVEEATAAARTLQTQAGQLSATVAEFKLDPHGDTPAGHAAPAAAPRPHGQARARPAVAAARPPARMRSAAGSARTAAGEDQDQEF; from the coding sequence ATGCACCTGCTCAAACAGCTGAAAATCCGCGACAAGCTGATCTTCGCATTCGCCATGACCACGCTGTTGACCTTGGTCATAGGCGTGTTCACTTATTCGCGCACTACCCTGGCGATGGCCGAGCTCAAGCGCATCGAACTGGATTGGGTGCCGGCCACGCAGGCGCTGGCCGAAGTCCGCGCGCAGCTTGGCGAGTTCCGCACCTACGAACTGGCGCAGATTGCGCGCGCCGACGATCCGGAAGCGATGGCCGACTACTTCAAGCGCATGCAGAAGGCGCGCACAGAAGTGGCGAAGAATCAGGCGATCATCGAACGGGTGATGCTGGAACAGACGCAGCGGCAGATGTATGCCGGGGTCAGGGAAAGACTGGACGCTTACCTGCGGAGCAACGCCGCGATGGGCGATGCGCTGCGGGCCGGCGACGTCGCCGCTGCGCAGGCCATCTCCGACAAGCAGTCGCGGCCGCAGCGGCGCGCACTGTTCGAACGGATCGTGGCGCTGACCGACTACAACGTTGCCCAGCTGAACCAGGAAATGGACATCATCAATGCGCAGCTGTCGCGCACCAAGCTGCTGATCCTGAGCCTGCTGGTGCTGGCCATCGCCGCTGCGTCCAGCATCGGCTGGCTGATTTCGCGCGGCATCGCGCGGCAGCTCGATGCGGCACGGCAGCTGTCGCAGGCCATCGCCCGCGGCGAGCTGGACAGTGCGGTGCGTCCCCGTTCCAGCGACGAGATCGGCCAGCTGATGGGCGACATGCTGGACATGCGCGGCCGCATCCGCGCGGTGATCGACGCGCAGAACCAGATGGCGCAACGCCACGAGCAGGGCACGATCAGCTATCGCATGGACGCGACCGCCTTCCCCGGCGACTACGGCCACATGGTCAAGGCCAGCAACGACCTGGTCGCCGCGCACGTGGCGGTGAAGTTGCGCCTGGTGCAGATCATCCAGCGCTATGCGGTCGGCGACCTGAGCGAAGACATGGAGCGCCTGCCCGGCGAGAAAGCGGTGCTGACCGAGACGATGGACACCGCCAAGGCCAACCTGACGGCGCTGAACGTGCAGATCAAGCAACTGGCCGAAGCCGCCGCGGCCGGCGACTTCAGCGCGCGCGGCGATGCCGAGCGGTTTCAGTACGACTTCCGCACGATGGTGCAGAACCTCAATGCGATGATGCAGGTCAGCGACCTGACCCTGGGCGAGCTGTCGCAACTGCTGCAGGCCATCGCCGCCGGCGATCTGAGCGTGCGCATGCACGGCGAGTTCAATGGCGTGTTCGCCCGGATGCGCGACGACGCCAACGCTACCGCCGAACAGCTGGCCGGCATCGTCGGCCGCATCCAGACCGCGGCGGCCAGCATGAACGTCGCCTCTTCGGAGATCGCCACCGGCAACGAGGACCTGTCGCGACGCCCCGAACAGCAGGCCGCCAGCCTGCAACAGACCGCCACGTCGATGGATGAGCTGACTGCCACGGTCAGGCAGAACGCCGAGCATGCGCGCCAGGCCAACCAGCTCGCGGTCGGTGCCGCCGCAGTCGCCTCTCAGGGCGGCGAGGTGGTGAGCCAGGTGGTGCGCACGATGAGCGGCATCGAGATCTCTTCGAAGAAGATCGCCGACATCATTTCGGTGATCGACGGCATCGCCTTCCAGACCAACATCCTGGCCTTGAATGCGGCAGTGGAAGCCGCCCGCGCCGGCGAGCAGGGCCGCGGTTTCGCCGTGGTCGCCAGCGAGGTGCGCACCCTCGCCCAGCGCTCGGCCGGCGCGGCCAAGGAGATCAAGCAGCTGATCGACGACTCGGTCACCCGCGTCGCCGAAGGTTCGGCGCTGGTCGATCAAGCCGGCCGCACCATGCAGGAGATCGTGTCCTCGGTGCAGCGCGCCACCGACATCATGGGCGAGATTTCCGCCGCCTCGCAGGAGCAGTCGTCGGGCATCGAGCAGGTCAACCAGACCATCAGCCGGATGGACGAGGCCACCCAGCAGAACGCAGCACTGGTCGAGGAAGCCACCGCCGCCGCGCGCACGCTGCAGACCCAGGCCGGCCAGCTCAGCGCCACCGTCGCCGAGTTCAAGCTGGACCCGCACGGTGACACGCCGGCAGGACACGCCGCGCCTGCCGCCGCACCGCGCCCGCATGGTCAGGCCAGGGCGCGACCGGCGGTAGCCGCCGCGCGGCCGCCAGCGCGCATGCGCAGCGCAGCGGGCAGCGCGCGTACGGCTGCCGGCGAAGACCAAGATCAGGAATTCTGA
- a CDS encoding CheR family methyltransferase has protein sequence MATPTSSLPHPGSDNRDFDFSDRDFKRVCDLIYQKAGIALAPAKRDMVYGRLSRRLRTLGLRSFRDYLDWLERDGGDEWEAFTNALTTNLTSFFREPHHFERLREELQKHASSAPLKIWSCAASTGEEPYSLAITVCEAFGTLTPPVRILATDVDTQVLATASRGVYSVDRIASLDPALKRKYFQRGSGANEGQCRVVPALRELLEFRQLNLLEPRYDVSGPYMALFCRNVMIYFDKPTQRGILSRLIPHLDEEGMLYTGHSENYLHAADLIKPCGRTLYRRAAKARA, from the coding sequence ATGGCCACTCCAACGTCTTCCCTGCCCCATCCCGGTTCCGACAATCGCGACTTCGACTTCAGCGATCGCGATTTCAAACGGGTCTGCGACCTGATCTACCAGAAGGCGGGCATCGCCCTGGCACCGGCCAAGCGCGACATGGTCTACGGCCGCCTGTCGCGGCGCCTGCGCACGCTCGGCCTGCGCTCGTTCCGCGACTATCTGGACTGGCTGGAGCGCGATGGCGGCGACGAGTGGGAAGCGTTCACCAATGCGCTGACCACCAACCTGACCTCGTTCTTCCGCGAGCCGCACCACTTCGAGCGCCTGCGCGAGGAGCTGCAGAAGCATGCCAGCTCGGCGCCGCTGAAGATCTGGTCGTGCGCCGCCTCCACCGGCGAGGAACCCTATTCGCTGGCGATCACCGTCTGCGAGGCGTTCGGCACGCTGACCCCGCCGGTGCGGATCCTGGCCACCGACGTGGACACGCAAGTGCTGGCGACCGCCTCACGCGGCGTATACTCGGTCGATCGCATCGCCAGCCTGGACCCGGCGTTGAAGCGCAAATACTTCCAACGCGGCAGCGGCGCCAACGAAGGCCAGTGCCGGGTGGTGCCGGCGCTTCGCGAGCTGCTCGAATTCCGCCAGTTGAACCTGCTGGAACCGCGCTACGACGTCAGCGGCCCGTACATGGCGCTGTTCTGCCGCAACGTGATGATCTATTTCGACAAGCCGACCCAACGTGGCATCCTGTCGCGGCTGATCCCGCACCTGGACGAAGAAGGCATGCTCTACACCGGCCATTCGGAGAACTACCTGCATGCGGCCGACCTGATCAAGCCCTGCGGTCGCACCCTGTACCGTCGCGCCGCCAAGGCACGCGCATGA
- the cheD gene encoding chemoreceptor glutamine deamidase CheD — MRAATMVADQVMRYHDTRFQTIAAKLLPTQYLVVDDDTALTTILGSCVAACIRDPLLKIGGMNHFMLPDGQAGDGAPARYGSYAMEVLINDLLKRGASRSRLEAKVFGGGNVLKGFTNNPVGTRNAEFVLQYLKAEQIPVVAEDLRGIHPRKIWFFPTTGRVVVQRLPHAHEEAEVAAAESAVRARLAKAPVTGAVELFE; from the coding sequence ATGAGAGCCGCCACGATGGTCGCGGATCAGGTGATGCGCTACCACGACACCCGCTTCCAGACCATAGCGGCCAAGCTGTTGCCGACCCAGTACCTGGTGGTGGACGACGACACCGCGCTGACCACCATCCTCGGCTCCTGCGTGGCCGCCTGCATCCGCGACCCGCTGCTGAAGATCGGCGGCATGAACCACTTCATGCTGCCCGACGGCCAGGCCGGCGACGGCGCACCGGCGCGCTACGGCAGCTATGCGATGGAAGTGCTGATCAACGACCTGCTCAAGCGCGGCGCCAGCCGCAGCCGCCTGGAAGCCAAAGTATTCGGCGGCGGCAACGTGCTCAAGGGTTTCACCAACAACCCGGTCGGTACCCGCAACGCCGAGTTCGTGTTGCAGTATCTGAAGGCCGAGCAGATCCCGGTGGTGGCCGAGGACCTGCGCGGCATCCATCCGCGCAAGATCTGGTTCTTCCCCACCACCGGCCGCGTGGTCGTGCAGCGCCTGCCGCATGCGCACGAAGAAGCCGAAGTCGCCGCCGCCGAATCGGCGGTGCGTGCCCGCCTCGCCAAAGCGCCGGTCACGGGCGCCGTGGAGTTGTTCGAATGA